One Vanessa atalanta chromosome 6, ilVanAtal1.2, whole genome shotgun sequence genomic window carries:
- the LOC125064578 gene encoding CD63 antigen-like isoform X2, with product MGCGTSFVKYVLFFFNLVVALFGLAVIGIGVAVLLNWSVIKQELQGHLTVAPWVFIIIGAVMFVIAFFGCCGAIRESHCMVVTYAIFLLVIIIVQVVLAVLMFTYADNIKEALVKSVNSLFDKRSIDPAAETVFNNLQEQLNCCGKNSASDYGLILPKSCCSRLGTVGKILADQCTIADANSDGCSPRVADLYEMWNKTIAGVAIGVACVEVIGALFALCLANSIRNMDRRYA from the exons CTGTTCGGTCTGGCGGTGATCGGAATCGGTGTCGCCGTGCTGCTGAACTGGTCTGTGATCAAGCAGGAGTTGCAGGGTCACTTGACTGTTGCGCCATGGGTGTTCATCATCATCGGAGCGGTGATGTTCGTTATCGCCTTCTTCGGATGCTGCGGAGCGATACGCGAGAGCCATTGCATGGTTGTCACG tACGCTATCTTCCTGCTGGTGATCATCATCGTTCAAGTGGTGCTGGCTGTTCTGATGTTCACCTACGCGGACAACATCAAGGAAGCCCTCGTCAAATCCGTTAACTCCCTGTTCGACAAACGAAGCATAGATCCCGCTGCTGAGACCGTATTCAACAATCTTCAAGAACAG ctCAATTGTTGCGGCAAGAACAGCGCATCTGATTATGGTCTCATCCTGCCCAAGTCTTGTTGCTCCCGCTTGGGTACCGTCGGCAAAATTCTTGCAGACCAGTGCACCATCGCTGACGCAAATAGCGACGGCTGCAGCCCGCGAGTCGCCGACCTCTACGAGATGTGGAACAAGACTATCGCTGGTGTCGCTATTGGCGTAGCTTGTGTTGAG GTGATCGGCGCCCTGTTCGCGCTGTGCCTCGCCAACTCCATTAGAAACATGGACAGAAG gTACGCTTGA
- the LOC125064578 gene encoding CD63 antigen-like isoform X1, which produces MGCGTSFVKYVLFFFNLVVALFGLAVIGIGVAVLLNWSVIKQELQGHLTVAPWVFIIIGAVMFVIAFFGCCGAIRESHCMVVTYAIFLLVIIIVQVVLAVLMFTYADNIKEALVKSVNSLFDKRSIDPAAETVFNNLQEQLNCCGKNSASDYGLILPKSCCSRLGTVGKILADQCTIADANSDGCSPRVADLYEMWNKTIAGVAIGVACVEVIGALFALCLANSIRNMDRRSRY; this is translated from the exons CTGTTCGGTCTGGCGGTGATCGGAATCGGTGTCGCCGTGCTGCTGAACTGGTCTGTGATCAAGCAGGAGTTGCAGGGTCACTTGACTGTTGCGCCATGGGTGTTCATCATCATCGGAGCGGTGATGTTCGTTATCGCCTTCTTCGGATGCTGCGGAGCGATACGCGAGAGCCATTGCATGGTTGTCACG tACGCTATCTTCCTGCTGGTGATCATCATCGTTCAAGTGGTGCTGGCTGTTCTGATGTTCACCTACGCGGACAACATCAAGGAAGCCCTCGTCAAATCCGTTAACTCCCTGTTCGACAAACGAAGCATAGATCCCGCTGCTGAGACCGTATTCAACAATCTTCAAGAACAG ctCAATTGTTGCGGCAAGAACAGCGCATCTGATTATGGTCTCATCCTGCCCAAGTCTTGTTGCTCCCGCTTGGGTACCGTCGGCAAAATTCTTGCAGACCAGTGCACCATCGCTGACGCAAATAGCGACGGCTGCAGCCCGCGAGTCGCCGACCTCTACGAGATGTGGAACAAGACTATCGCTGGTGTCGCTATTGGCGTAGCTTGTGTTGAG GTGATCGGCGCCCTGTTCGCGCTGTGCCTCGCCAACTCCATTAGAAACATGGACAGAAGGTCACGCtactaa
- the LOC125064727 gene encoding ero1-like protein isoform X2, translated as MTSKLSKMAIKNCCVVFIIFALAIVQAVGYDTELYETSACDSTACFDALHGALGDCSCNVDTIDYFNNVKIFPRIQSLVTKDYFRFYKVNLKKECPFWADDSRCAMKYCHIKTCSKESIPGFESGYENEQEEEVPAAKYTEQAQTPCNSDTDHDPALGYLNMTLSAASQYEIAKWKAYDDSVGNFCECDDKDVEAEYIDLSLNPERYTGYKGPSAHRIWRSIYQENCFRPKLNPYQSFPYVLSSDLGNMCLEKRVFYRAVSGLHSSINIHLCSKFLLSEKKLGFAAPPEGEWGPNLAEFQRRFDPSQTFGEGPNWLKNLYFVYLLEMRALAKAGPYLEREDYFTGNPVEDEETRDAIRNMIGVIYTFPDHFNESSMFNGGSQAGKLKQEFRDHFWNISRIMDCVGCDKCKLWGKLQTQGLGTALKILFSGQWDSFEGDPDQGKLMLRHKSHKRLQRTEIVALFNAFARLSNSIRELENFRHMLRSNEEKQAFIICEKLA; from the coding sequence ATGACTTCGAAACTTTCGAAAATGGCTATTAAAAATTGTTgtgttgtgtttataattttcgcTCTCGCGATAGTTCAAGCGGTCGGCTACGACACAGAACTGTATGAAACATCTGCTTGCGATAGTACAGCATGTTTTGACGCTCTTCACGGAGCTCTCGGCGACTGTTCCTGCAATGTGGATACGATCGACTATTttaataacgtaaaaatattcCCTCGAATACAGAGCCTGGTAACAAAAGACTATTTTAGATTTTACAAGGTCAATTTAAAGAAAGAATGTCCATTTTGGGCGGACGATAGCAGATGTGCGATGAAATACTGTCATATTAAAACCTGTTCTAAGGAAAGTATTCCGGGTTTCGAAAGCGGCTATGAAAATGAACAAGAGGAGGAGGTGCCAGCTGCGAAGTATACAGAACAGGCGCAAACCCCGTGTAACTCTGATACCGACCATGATCCAGCTCTTGGTTACTTGAACATGACTTTGAGTGCAGCAAGCCAATATGAAATCGCTAAGTGGAAAGCTTACGACGATTCAGTTGGTAATTTTTGTGAATGTGATGATAAAGACGTAGAAGCCGAATATATCGATTTATCTTTGAATCCAGAAAGATATACAGGCTACAAGGGCCCCTCAGCACACAGAATTTGGAGAAGCATTTATCAGGAAAATTGTTTTCGTCCTAAATTGAATCCATATCAATCATTTCCATATGTATTAAGTTCAGATTTAGGCAATATGTGCCTTGAGAAAAGAGTATTTTACAGAGCAGTATCTGGCTTACATTCCAGTATCAATATCCATTTATGTTCAAAGTTTTTACTATCAGAGAAAAAGTTAGGATTTGCAGCTCCACCTGAAGGTGAATGGGGGCCAAATTTGGCCGAGTTCCAACGTCGTTTTGATCCATCGCAGACATTTGGGGAAGGTCCAAATTGGCTAAAGAAtttatactttgtatatttGCTTGAAATGCGTGCACTTGCTAAAGCCGGGCCTTATTTAGAACGGGAGGATTATTTTACGGGTAACCCTGTAGAGGACGAAGAGACCAGAGATGCTATACGTAATATGATTGGTGTGATATACACATTTCCTGATCATTTCAATGAGTCTTCAATGTTTAATGGTGGTAGTCAGGCTGGGAAGTTGAAGCAAGAATTTCGTGATCACTTTTGGAACATATCACGTATCATGGATTGTGTTGGATGTGATAAATGTAAACTGTGGGGCAAACTGCAGACCCAAGGTTTGGGCACAGCACTAAAGATCCTCTTCTCTGGTCAGTGGGACAGTTTTGAAGGAGATCCAGATCAAGGCAAGCTAATGTTGCGGCATAAGTCCCATAAACGTTTACAACGGACGGAAATAGTAGCATTATTTAATGCATTTGCTAGACTATCAAACAGTATCAGAGAACTTGAGAACTTCAGGCATATGCTCag
- the LOC125064727 gene encoding ero1-like protein isoform X1 produces MTSKLSKMAIKNCCVVFIIFALAIVQAVGYDTELYETSACDSTACFDALHGALGDCSCNVDTIDYFNNVKIFPRIQSLVTKDYFRFYKVNLKKECPFWADDSRCAMKYCHIKTCSKESIPGFESGYENEQEEEVPAAKYTEQAQTPCNSDTDHDPALGYLNMTLSAASQYEIAKWKAYDDSVGNFCECDDKDVEAEYIDLSLNPERYTGYKGPSAHRIWRSIYQENCFRPKLNPYQSFPYVLSSDLGNMCLEKRVFYRAVSGLHSSINIHLCSKFLLSEKKLGFAAPPEGEWGPNLAEFQRRFDPSQTFGEGPNWLKNLYFVYLLEMRALAKAGPYLEREDYFTGNPVEDEETRDAIRNMIGVIYTFPDHFNESSMFNGGSQAGKLKQEFRDHFWNISRIMDCVGCDKCKLWGKLQTQGLGTALKILFSGQWDSFEGDPDQGKLMLRHKSHKRLQRTEIVALFNAFARLSNSIRELENFRHMLSSQTETQKKGIFGNVPGDVGAKKELCSGGAKPKIWS; encoded by the exons ATGACTTCGAAACTTTCGAAAATGGCTATTAAAAATTGTTgtgttgtgtttataattttcgcTCTCGCGATAGTTCAAGCGGTCGGCTACGACACAGAACTGTATGAAACATCTGCTTGCGATAGTACAGCATGTTTTGACGCTCTTCACGGAGCTCTCGGCGACTGTTCCTGCAATGTGGATACGATCGACTATTttaataacgtaaaaatattcCCTCGAATACAGAGCCTGGTAACAAAAGACTATTTTAGATTTTACAAGGTCAATTTAAAGAAAGAATGTCCATTTTGGGCGGACGATAGCAGATGTGCGATGAAATACTGTCATATTAAAACCTGTTCTAAGGAAAGTATTCCGGGTTTCGAAAGCGGCTATGAAAATGAACAAGAGGAGGAGGTGCCAGCTGCGAAGTATACAGAACAGGCGCAAACCCCGTGTAACTCTGATACCGACCATGATCCAGCTCTTGGTTACTTGAACATGACTTTGAGTGCAGCAAGCCAATATGAAATCGCTAAGTGGAAAGCTTACGACGATTCAGTTGGTAATTTTTGTGAATGTGATGATAAAGACGTAGAAGCCGAATATATCGATTTATCTTTGAATCCAGAAAGATATACAGGCTACAAGGGCCCCTCAGCACACAGAATTTGGAGAAGCATTTATCAGGAAAATTGTTTTCGTCCTAAATTGAATCCATATCAATCATTTCCATATGTATTAAGTTCAGATTTAGGCAATATGTGCCTTGAGAAAAGAGTATTTTACAGAGCAGTATCTGGCTTACATTCCAGTATCAATATCCATTTATGTTCAAAGTTTTTACTATCAGAGAAAAAGTTAGGATTTGCAGCTCCACCTGAAGGTGAATGGGGGCCAAATTTGGCCGAGTTCCAACGTCGTTTTGATCCATCGCAGACATTTGGGGAAGGTCCAAATTGGCTAAAGAAtttatactttgtatatttGCTTGAAATGCGTGCACTTGCTAAAGCCGGGCCTTATTTAGAACGGGAGGATTATTTTACGGGTAACCCTGTAGAGGACGAAGAGACCAGAGATGCTATACGTAATATGATTGGTGTGATATACACATTTCCTGATCATTTCAATGAGTCTTCAATGTTTAATGGTGGTAGTCAGGCTGGGAAGTTGAAGCAAGAATTTCGTGATCACTTTTGGAACATATCACGTATCATGGATTGTGTTGGATGTGATAAATGTAAACTGTGGGGCAAACTGCAGACCCAAGGTTTGGGCACAGCACTAAAGATCCTCTTCTCTGGTCAGTGGGACAGTTTTGAAGGAGATCCAGATCAAGGCAAGCTAATGTTGCGGCATAAGTCCCATAAACGTTTACAACGGACGGAAATAGTAGCATTATTTAATGCATTTGCTAGACTATCAAACAGTATCAGAGAACTTGAGAACTTCAGGCATATGCTCag TTCTCAAACAGAAACGCAGAAGAAGGGCATATTTGGAAATGTTCCAGGCGACGTGGGCGCTAAGAAGGAACTATGTTCGGGCGGAGCCAAACCGAAAATATGGAGTTAA